A window of Sphingomonas adhaesiva contains these coding sequences:
- the typA gene encoding translational GTPase TypA, which translates to MNLRNIAIIAHVDHGKTTLVDQLFRQSGTFRDNQRVEERAMDSNDLEKERGITILAKPTSIEWEGTRINIVDTPGHADFGGEVERILSMVDGVILLVDAAEGAMPQTKFVTGKALALGLRPIVVVNKVDRSDARIQEVLDEVFDLFVALEANDEQLDFPVLYASGRNGYASEDMDRREGTLTPLFQKIVDHVPPPSLDQDAPFSFLVTLLDRDNFLGRILTGRVQSGVVKLNQPIHALDNQGNVIETGRASKLMSFRGLERVPVEEARAGDIISLAGLTVATVANTIADTTVSTPIQAQPIDPPTLSMRFAVNDSPMAGREGSKVTSRMIRDRLMREAETNVAIKVTEAADRDSFEVAGRGELQLGVLIETMRREGFELGISRPRVLFGEDENGRKTEPYETVIIDVDEEHSGTVVEKMNLRKAEMTDMRPSTGGKTRITFSAPSRGMIGYHGEFLSDTRGTGIMNRLFEKYGPHKGNIEGRKNGVLISNGAGEAQGYALGPLEDRGILFVGHGEALYEGMIIGENAKTDDLEVNPMKAKQLTNFRASGGKDDAIRLTPPKKMTLEQAIAYIDDDEMVEVTPKSIRLRKRHLDPHERKRASRAKAA; encoded by the coding sequence AACATCGCCATCATCGCGCACGTCGATCATGGCAAGACGACCCTCGTCGACCAGCTTTTCCGCCAGTCCGGCACGTTCCGCGACAACCAGCGCGTCGAGGAGCGCGCGATGGATTCGAACGATCTGGAAAAGGAGCGCGGGATCACGATCCTCGCCAAGCCGACCTCGATCGAGTGGGAAGGCACGCGGATCAACATCGTCGATACCCCCGGCCACGCCGATTTCGGCGGCGAGGTGGAGCGTATCCTCTCGATGGTCGACGGCGTGATCCTGCTGGTCGACGCGGCCGAGGGTGCGATGCCGCAGACGAAGTTCGTGACCGGCAAGGCGCTGGCGCTGGGGCTGCGCCCGATCGTCGTCGTCAACAAGGTCGATCGCTCCGACGCGCGCATCCAGGAGGTGCTCGACGAGGTGTTCGACCTGTTCGTCGCGCTGGAGGCCAATGACGAGCAGCTCGACTTCCCCGTCCTCTACGCCTCGGGCCGCAACGGCTACGCCTCGGAGGACATGGACCGGCGCGAGGGGACGCTGACGCCTTTGTTCCAGAAGATCGTCGACCACGTGCCGCCGCCGTCGCTCGATCAGGATGCGCCGTTCAGCTTCCTGGTCACGCTGCTCGACCGCGACAACTTCCTCGGCCGTATCCTGACCGGCCGCGTCCAGTCGGGCGTGGTGAAGCTCAACCAGCCGATCCACGCGCTCGACAACCAGGGCAATGTGATCGAAACCGGCCGCGCGTCGAAGCTGATGAGCTTCCGCGGGCTGGAGCGCGTGCCCGTCGAGGAAGCGCGCGCGGGCGACATCATTTCGCTCGCCGGCCTGACCGTCGCGACCGTTGCGAACACCATCGCCGATACCACGGTCAGCACGCCGATCCAGGCGCAGCCGATCGATCCGCCGACGCTGTCGATGCGTTTCGCGGTCAACGATTCGCCGATGGCGGGGCGTGAGGGCAGCAAGGTCACCAGCCGCATGATCCGCGACCGCCTGATGCGCGAGGCGGAGACCAACGTCGCGATCAAGGTGACCGAGGCCGCCGACCGCGACAGCTTCGAGGTCGCCGGCCGCGGCGAGCTTCAGCTGGGCGTCCTGATCGAGACGATGCGCCGCGAGGGCTTCGAGCTGGGCATCAGCCGCCCGCGCGTGCTGTTCGGCGAGGACGAGAACGGCAGGAAGACCGAGCCGTACGAAACCGTCATCATCGACGTGGACGAGGAGCATTCGGGCACGGTCGTCGAGAAGATGAACCTGCGCAAGGCGGAGATGACCGACATGCGCCCGTCGACCGGCGGCAAGACGCGCATCACCTTCTCCGCGCCGTCGCGCGGCATGATCGGCTACCACGGCGAGTTCCTCAGCGACACGCGCGGCACCGGCATCATGAACCGCCTGTTCGAGAAGTACGGCCCCCACAAGGGCAATATCGAGGGCCGCAAGAACGGCGTCCTCATCTCCAACGGCGCGGGCGAGGCGCAGGGCTATGCGCTCGGCCCGCTGGAGGATCGCGGTATCCTCTTCGTCGGCCACGGCGAGGCGCTGTACGAGGGCATGATTATCGGCGAGAACGCCAAGACGGATGACCTGGAGGTCAATCCGATGAAGGCGAAGCAGCTGACGAACTTCCGCGCCTCGGGCGGCAAGGACGATGCGATCCGCCTGACCCCGCCCAAGAAGATGACGCTGGAACAGGCGATCGCCTATATCGACGATGACGAAATGGTGGAGGTGACGCCCAAGTCGATCCGCCTGCGCAAGCGCCACCTCGACCCGCACGAGCGCAAGCGCGCGAGCCGCGCCAAGGCGGCGTAA
- a CDS encoding NlpC/P60 family protein — protein MTMRDIQAALAARGYRTGPIDGIFGPQTAAAVRAFQADSGLPVDGIAGPMTQERLGFLGAAPAFDDPGLVWFQEARRLLGTKERPGAGSNPIILDWADDLDAHYPGDDVPWCGLFAAHCIAATLRDEPLPAGLLRARAYERFGIPTAPMPGAIMVFWREVAGGPRGAASPFGHVGFYAGEDQATGDFRILGGNQSDSVSLAWIARERLVTARWPATVPARPAAAVHVASRDDALSWREA, from the coding sequence ATGACGATGAGGGACATACAGGCCGCGCTGGCGGCGCGGGGATATCGCACCGGGCCGATCGACGGGATCTTCGGCCCGCAGACCGCCGCCGCGGTGCGCGCGTTCCAGGCCGACAGCGGCCTCCCGGTCGACGGGATCGCGGGGCCGATGACGCAGGAGCGGCTGGGCTTCCTGGGTGCGGCGCCGGCATTCGACGACCCGGGGCTGGTGTGGTTCCAGGAAGCGCGCCGTCTGCTGGGGACGAAGGAACGCCCCGGAGCGGGGAGCAATCCGATCATCCTCGACTGGGCCGACGATCTGGACGCGCATTATCCCGGCGACGACGTGCCCTGGTGCGGGCTGTTCGCGGCGCATTGCATCGCCGCGACGCTGCGCGACGAACCGCTGCCCGCCGGGCTGCTGCGCGCGCGCGCCTACGAACGGTTCGGTATCCCGACAGCGCCGATGCCGGGCGCCATCATGGTGTTCTGGCGCGAGGTCGCGGGGGGCCCGCGCGGTGCGGCGAGCCCGTTCGGGCACGTCGGCTTCTATGCCGGAGAGGATCAGGCGACGGGGGATTTTCGCATCCTGGGGGGCAACCAGTCGGACAGCGTGTCGCTCGCCTGGATCGCGCGCGAGCGGCTGGTGACGGCGCGATGGCCCGCGACCGTTCCCGCCCGCCCGGCGGCGGCGGTCCATGTGGCGTCGCGGGACGACGCGCTGTCGTGGCGGGAGGCTTAG
- a CDS encoding HAD family hydrolase, with the protein MTRRAGQGVPIDLICLDADDTLWHNMRFFAAAEEAFAALVAPYADDAAARARMQAIEIRNLRRYGYGAKSFTLSMIETALELAGDALAAADVARILDIGRTLLDHPVELLDGVGDTLEALAGQGRLVLVTKGDLLHQEVKLAASGLGALFTGVEIVSDKRADTFVRVFRRYGCAPERAVMAGDSMRSDVLPALEAGAWGAYIPQPGAWSHEVAAAPTGHPRFRQLARLGDLPAWIAQIKAPGRPLRT; encoded by the coding sequence ATGACGCGACGGGCAGGGCAGGGCGTGCCGATCGATCTCATCTGCCTCGATGCCGACGACACCTTGTGGCACAACATGCGCTTCTTCGCCGCGGCGGAGGAGGCGTTCGCCGCGCTGGTCGCGCCCTATGCCGATGACGCGGCGGCGCGCGCGCGGATGCAGGCGATCGAGATCCGCAATTTGCGGCGCTACGGTTACGGCGCGAAGAGCTTCACGCTGTCGATGATCGAAACCGCGCTCGAACTCGCCGGCGACGCGCTGGCGGCGGCGGACGTGGCGCGCATCCTCGACATCGGGCGCACGCTGCTGGACCATCCGGTCGAGCTGCTCGACGGCGTCGGCGATACGCTGGAGGCGCTGGCGGGGCAGGGGCGGCTGGTGCTGGTGACGAAGGGCGACCTGCTGCATCAGGAGGTGAAGCTCGCCGCGTCGGGGCTGGGCGCGCTGTTCACCGGCGTGGAGATCGTCAGCGACAAGCGCGCCGATACCTTCGTCCGCGTGTTCCGCCGCTACGGCTGCGCGCCGGAGCGTGCGGTGATGGCGGGGGATTCGATGCGCTCCGACGTGCTCCCCGCGCTGGAGGCGGGGGCGTGGGGCGCCTACATCCCGCAGCCCGGCGCCTGGAGCCACGAGGTCGCCGCGGCCCCGACCGGGCACCCCCGCTTCCGCCAGCTGGCGCGGCTCGGCGACCTGCCGGCATGGATCGCACAGATCAAGGCGCCGGGTCGGCCACTGCGGACGTGA
- a CDS encoding DsbA family protein translates to MNRALLLGMVVLGALFGAAGMWIAGRVAPGDLNGADRARVERVVRDYVLANPELIPQAMQKLQEKDAARAVAASRGAITEPYAGAWIGNPKGDVTLVEYYDYNCGFCRASLPVIDQLVAGDRNLRIVFKELPVLSEESRVAARAALAAATQGRFKAFHDALYAAGPVSDATIAQAAKASGVDVAKVPADADAVIRENMETAAKLGINGTPSWVVGDQVLTGALPIDRLREAIAKARATG, encoded by the coding sequence ATGAACCGCGCGCTCCTGCTGGGGATGGTCGTGCTGGGGGCGCTGTTCGGCGCCGCCGGCATGTGGATCGCGGGGCGGGTGGCGCCCGGCGACCTGAACGGCGCGGACCGTGCGCGGGTCGAACGGGTGGTGCGCGACTATGTGCTCGCCAACCCCGAACTGATCCCGCAGGCCATGCAGAAACTGCAGGAGAAGGACGCCGCCAGGGCGGTGGCGGCATCGCGCGGTGCGATCACCGAGCCCTATGCCGGCGCCTGGATCGGCAATCCCAAAGGCGACGTGACCCTGGTCGAATATTACGACTATAACTGTGGCTTCTGCCGCGCCAGCCTGCCGGTGATCGACCAGCTGGTGGCGGGCGACCGCAACCTGCGCATCGTGTTCAAGGAGCTGCCCGTGCTGTCCGAGGAAAGCCGGGTGGCGGCGCGCGCGGCGCTGGCGGCGGCGACGCAGGGCAGGTTCAAGGCCTTTCACGATGCGCTCTATGCCGCCGGGCCGGTCAGCGACGCGACGATCGCGCAGGCGGCAAAGGCGAGCGGGGTCGACGTGGCGAAGGTCCCGGCGGATGCCGACGCCGTGATCCGCGAGAACATGGAAACCGCGGCGAAGCTGGGGATCAACGGCACGCCGAGCTGGGTGGTCGGCGATCAGGTGCTGACGGGTGCGCTGCCGATCGACCGGCTGCGCGAGGCGATCGCGAAGGCGCGGGCGACGGGCTGA
- a CDS encoding M48 family metalloprotease, protein MIRLPAPRRWFAAAATAILLAAQPAQAQSILRDAETEALLRDMSAPLVTAAGLRPADVQFALINDDSINAFVAGGQIVYIHSGLIQAADNANEVQGVIAHELGHIADGHVITSEQGTKPAMGIYLLSMVLGLAAMAAGGGEAGAGILAAGQQAAMGKYLSFSRVQEATADASAVRYLDTAGITGKGMLSFFKKLQQQEYRYGMKNMDPFMQSHPLSGTRIATLSADVQASRAYDKPADAALQERFRRVKAKLDGYLMPPPQALQKYPDSDQSLYAHYARAYAYHRAGYPDKADAEAEALVAAKPEDPYFQEIMGQILLEAGKPRLALAPLKRATEGTRSDPLIATTYGHALIATEDARNYDEAKRVLRTAVQRDDENPFAWFQLGTVYELTGDEARAALASAERASMTGDHRTAVDRARFAMAGLPRNSADWIRAQDIAMTSQNDVDKSRKKKR, encoded by the coding sequence ATGATTCGCCTTCCCGCACCCCGCCGCTGGTTCGCCGCCGCCGCCACCGCGATCCTGCTCGCCGCGCAGCCGGCGCAGGCGCAGTCGATCCTGCGCGATGCGGAGACGGAGGCGCTGTTGCGCGACATGTCCGCGCCGCTGGTGACCGCCGCGGGGCTGCGCCCGGCGGACGTGCAGTTCGCGCTCATCAACGACGATTCGATCAACGCCTTCGTCGCGGGCGGGCAGATCGTCTACATCCACTCCGGGCTGATCCAGGCCGCCGACAACGCCAACGAGGTGCAGGGCGTCATCGCGCACGAGCTGGGCCATATCGCCGACGGCCATGTCATCACCAGCGAACAGGGGACGAAGCCCGCGATGGGCATCTACCTGCTTTCGATGGTGCTGGGGCTGGCCGCGATGGCGGCGGGCGGGGGCGAGGCGGGCGCGGGCATCCTGGCCGCCGGACAACAGGCGGCGATGGGCAAGTATCTGTCGTTCAGCCGCGTGCAGGAAGCGACCGCGGATGCCTCCGCGGTGCGCTACCTCGATACCGCCGGGATCACCGGCAAGGGGATGCTGAGCTTCTTCAAGAAGTTGCAGCAGCAGGAATATCGCTACGGCATGAAGAACATGGACCCCTTCATGCAATCGCATCCGCTGTCGGGCACGCGCATCGCGACGCTGAGCGCGGATGTCCAGGCGTCCAGGGCCTATGACAAGCCCGCCGATGCCGCGCTGCAGGAACGGTTCCGCCGCGTGAAGGCGAAGCTGGACGGCTATCTGATGCCGCCGCCGCAGGCGCTCCAGAAATATCCCGACAGCGACCAGTCGCTGTATGCGCACTACGCCCGCGCCTATGCCTATCACCGCGCCGGATACCCCGACAAGGCGGATGCCGAGGCGGAGGCGCTGGTCGCGGCGAAGCCCGAGGACCCGTATTTCCAGGAGATCATGGGGCAGATCCTGCTGGAGGCGGGCAAGCCCAGGCTGGCGCTCGCCCCGCTGAAGCGCGCGACCGAGGGGACGCGCTCCGACCCGCTGATCGCGACCACCTATGGCCATGCGCTGATCGCGACCGAGGATGCGCGCAACTACGACGAGGCCAAGCGCGTGCTGCGCACCGCGGTCCAGCGCGACGACGAGAATCCGTTCGCCTGGTTCCAGCTGGGCACCGTCTACGAACTGACCGGGGACGAGGCGCGCGCTGCGCTCGCGAGTGCGGAGCGGGCGAGCATGACCGGCGATCATCGCACCGCGGTGGACCGTGCCCGCTTCGCCATGGCAGGGCTGCCCAGGAACTCGGCCGACTGGATTCGGGCACAGGATATCGCGATGACCAGCCAGAACGACGTCGACAAGAGCCGGAAGAAGAAGCGATGA
- a CDS encoding Rne/Rng family ribonuclease: MLIDARHREETRVAVVKGNRIEEFDFESAERKQLKGNIYLAKVTRVEPSLQAAFVDYGGNRHGFLAFSEIHPDYYQIPKEDRDALLREEAEHAAEEAALRAEQDALDDEDGEDGFEGDIGEDDDADDHDHDDHDGDEDDGNGETAEGAPPARRGKSGGNDDQVEDLRQRRMNLRRRYKIQDVIRRRQVLLVQVVKEERGNKGAALTTYLSLAGRYCVLMPNTSHGGGISRKISNAGDRKRLKSIMAELALPSSMGCIVRTAGLQRTKTEIKRDFDYLARLWDEIREKTLTSSAPALVYGDSDLLKRAIRDIYNKDIDEVIVEGDDGYRQAKDFMRLLMPTHAKKVKHYSDPVPLYQRAGVEDQLAAMYHPVVQLKSGGYLVINPTEALVSIDINSGRSTREHNIEQTATATNLEAAQEIARQLRLRDMAGLVVIDFIDMDNNSNVRKVEKAMKEALRNDRARIQVGRISSFGLMEMSRQRLRTGVLEASTRPCPHCEGTGFVRTASSSGLSALRLIEDEAARGRGSLLTLRCSQEAAFYVLNRKRADIAEIEDRYGVLVEIVPGDEEEGARMSVEASGPPPAHAPKFDRPIEEIEDDIDDVEEEDEAEEEAADETASEARPERSRDEGDEGDRGGRRRRRRRGRRGRNRPEDGAEQAEGDEVEGEAEPADTADEVADGEAEPVAADGEAERENGRRRRRGRRGRRRDGDRPVSEGEPGEAEAPAEPAADAEVEAPVAVEGAVEAEAEVAPEPEAPAPKTRRRPRARPAAPAAEVATPEPAPAPAPAPAEAAAEEAPAKPKRTRRKKAETVVEAGDAAPVSDGLPAPETAESAPKPKRAPRRKKAEPVAADAPAPEPEAEAATAEEPAAAAEAPAAESGETPRRGWWQRTFG, from the coding sequence ATGCTGATCGACGCACGCCACCGGGAGGAAACCCGCGTCGCCGTCGTCAAGGGAAACCGGATCGAGGAGTTTGATTTCGAAAGTGCCGAGCGCAAGCAGCTCAAGGGCAATATCTACCTCGCCAAGGTGACCCGCGTCGAGCCGTCGCTGCAGGCGGCCTTCGTCGATTACGGCGGCAATCGCCACGGCTTCCTCGCCTTCAGCGAAATCCACCCCGATTATTACCAGATCCCCAAGGAGGATCGCGACGCGCTGCTGCGCGAGGAGGCGGAGCACGCCGCCGAAGAGGCCGCGCTGCGCGCCGAGCAGGACGCGCTGGATGACGAAGACGGGGAGGACGGGTTCGAGGGCGACATCGGCGAGGACGACGACGCCGACGACCACGATCACGACGACCACGACGGAGACGAGGACGACGGGAACGGCGAAACGGCGGAAGGCGCCCCGCCGGCGCGCCGCGGCAAGTCGGGCGGCAACGACGATCAGGTCGAGGATCTGCGCCAGCGCCGCATGAACCTGCGCCGCCGCTACAAGATCCAGGACGTCATCCGCCGCCGTCAGGTGCTGCTGGTGCAGGTCGTGAAGGAAGAGCGCGGCAACAAGGGCGCGGCGCTGACGACGTACCTGTCGCTGGCGGGCCGTTACTGCGTGCTGATGCCCAACACCTCGCACGGCGGCGGGATCAGCCGGAAGATCAGCAACGCGGGCGACCGCAAGCGGCTGAAGTCGATCATGGCGGAGCTGGCGCTGCCCTCGTCGATGGGCTGCATCGTGCGCACCGCCGGGCTGCAACGCACGAAGACCGAGATCAAGCGCGACTTCGACTATCTGGCGCGGCTGTGGGACGAGATCCGCGAGAAGACGCTGACGTCGAGCGCGCCCGCGCTCGTCTATGGCGACAGCGACCTGCTGAAGCGCGCGATCCGCGACATCTACAACAAGGACATCGACGAGGTGATCGTCGAGGGTGACGACGGCTATCGCCAGGCAAAGGACTTCATGCGCCTGCTGATGCCGACGCACGCCAAGAAGGTGAAGCATTACAGCGACCCGGTGCCGCTGTATCAGCGCGCCGGGGTCGAGGATCAGCTGGCGGCGATGTACCACCCGGTCGTCCAGCTGAAGTCGGGCGGCTATCTGGTCATCAACCCGACCGAGGCGCTGGTCAGCATCGACATCAACTCGGGCCGCTCCACCCGCGAGCACAATATCGAGCAGACCGCCACCGCGACCAACCTGGAGGCGGCGCAGGAGATCGCGCGCCAGCTGCGGCTGCGCGACATGGCGGGGCTGGTCGTCATCGACTTCATCGACATGGACAACAATTCCAATGTCCGGAAGGTCGAGAAGGCGATGAAGGAGGCGCTGAGGAACGACCGCGCGCGCATCCAGGTGGGCCGCATCTCCAGCTTCGGGCTGATGGAGATGAGCCGCCAGCGGCTGCGCACCGGCGTGCTGGAGGCATCGACGCGCCCCTGCCCGCATTGCGAGGGCACCGGGTTCGTGCGGACCGCGTCGTCGTCCGGCCTGTCCGCGCTGCGGCTGATCGAGGACGAGGCGGCGCGCGGGCGCGGCTCGCTGCTGACGCTCAGGTGCAGCCAGGAGGCGGCGTTCTATGTCCTGAACCGCAAGCGCGCCGACATCGCCGAGATCGAGGATCGCTACGGCGTGCTGGTCGAGATCGTCCCCGGCGACGAGGAGGAGGGCGCCCGCATGTCGGTCGAGGCCAGCGGCCCGCCGCCCGCGCACGCGCCCAAGTTCGACCGCCCGATCGAGGAGATCGAGGACGATATCGACGACGTCGAGGAAGAGGACGAGGCCGAGGAGGAAGCGGCCGACGAGACCGCTTCCGAGGCGCGTCCCGAACGCTCGCGCGACGAGGGTGACGAGGGCGACCGGGGCGGCCGCCGCCGCCGCCGCCGCCGCGGTCGTCGCGGTCGCAACCGCCCCGAGGACGGCGCCGAGCAGGCCGAAGGCGACGAGGTCGAGGGTGAGGCCGAGCCGGCCGACACCGCCGACGAGGTCGCGGATGGCGAGGCCGAGCCGGTCGCCGCCGATGGCGAGGCGGAGCGCGAGAACGGCCGTCGCCGCCGCCGCGGCCGCCGCGGTCGTCGTCGCGACGGCGATCGTCCGGTGAGCGAGGGCGAGCCGGGCGAGGCCGAGGCACCCGCCGAGCCGGCAGCGGACGCCGAGGTCGAGGCCCCCGTCGCGGTCGAGGGCGCCGTCGAGGCCGAGGCGGAGGTGGCGCCGGAGCCGGAGGCCCCTGCGCCCAAGACGCGGCGTCGCCCGCGCGCGCGCCCGGCGGCACCCGCTGCCGAGGTCGCGACGCCGGAGCCGGCACCGGCACCGGCACCGGCACCGGCCGAGGCTGCGGCAGAGGAGGCCCCGGCCAAGCCCAAGCGCACGCGTCGCAAGAAGGCCGAGACGGTGGTCGAGGCGGGCGATGCCGCGCCGGTCAGCGACGGCCTGCCCGCCCCCGAGACGGCGGAGTCCGCGCCCAAGCCCAAGCGCGCGCCGCGCCGCAAGAAGGCCGAGCCGGTCGCCGCGGACGCGCCTGCTCCCGAGCCGGAGGCGGAGGCCGCGACGGCCGAGGAGCCTGCCGCCGCGGCGGAGGCCCCCGCCGCCGAATCCGGCGAGACGCCGCGCCGCGGCTGGTGGCAGCGCACCTTCGGGTGA
- a CDS encoding N-acetylmuramoyl-L-alanine amidase, translating to MSFAFVIALLATLSPARADTVERVEVGEGNVVIRFDSAVTRASGFLLPAPDRIAIDVDGITPGARIPGSGAVAQVRQGRRDSGTRIVLDLAQPMVIEQGELRDEGRSLALTLRPTDKRGFTAAAMAGARRFLPWNWGRDTPVATAASYKVTVPVPPPARAAPLPKVQGDDDRPLVVIDAGHGGNDPGAINQATGLREKDVTLRIARAIRDNLIAGGRVRVALTRNDDRYILHRERFGIARRLKADLFISIHCDSVGTGLASGATAYTLSDVASDKEAALLAARENKSDVIAGVRLDRNPDVSSILIDLTQRETMNASAGFARLLGREAKPLIPTKPNFHRTASLLVLKAPDMPSILFETGYISTPEDAAFLDSKAGREKIAESVRRAVEIYFARRLATR from the coding sequence ATGTCGTTCGCGTTCGTCATCGCGCTGCTCGCCACGCTGTCTCCCGCGCGCGCCGATACGGTCGAGCGCGTCGAGGTGGGCGAGGGCAATGTCGTCATCCGCTTCGACAGCGCGGTCACGCGTGCCTCGGGCTTTCTCCTTCCCGCGCCCGACCGGATCGCGATCGACGTCGACGGCATCACGCCCGGCGCGCGTATCCCCGGCAGCGGCGCGGTGGCGCAGGTGCGCCAGGGCCGCCGCGACAGCGGTACCCGCATCGTGCTCGACCTGGCGCAGCCGATGGTGATCGAGCAGGGCGAACTGCGCGACGAGGGCAGGTCGCTGGCACTCACGCTGCGCCCCACCGACAAGCGCGGCTTTACCGCCGCGGCGATGGCCGGCGCGCGCCGCTTCCTGCCGTGGAACTGGGGCAGGGACACCCCCGTCGCGACCGCCGCCAGCTACAAGGTCACGGTTCCCGTGCCGCCGCCCGCGCGCGCGGCGCCGCTGCCGAAGGTGCAGGGCGACGACGATCGCCCGCTGGTGGTGATCGATGCCGGGCACGGCGGCAACGATCCCGGCGCGATCAACCAGGCGACGGGGCTGCGCGAGAAGGACGTCACGCTCAGGATCGCGCGCGCCATCCGCGACAATCTGATCGCCGGCGGGCGCGTCCGCGTCGCGCTGACCCGCAACGACGACCGCTACATCCTCCACCGCGAGCGTTTCGGCATCGCGCGCCGGCTGAAGGCGGACCTGTTCATCTCGATCCATTGCGACAGCGTCGGCACCGGCCTCGCCAGCGGGGCCACCGCCTATACCCTGTCCGACGTCGCCTCCGACAAGGAAGCCGCGCTGCTCGCCGCGCGCGAGAACAAGTCGGACGTGATCGCCGGCGTCCGGCTCGATCGCAATCCCGACGTGTCCTCGATCCTGATCGACCTGACGCAGCGCGAGACGATGAACGCCTCCGCCGGCTTCGCCCGCCTGCTGGGACGCGAGGCGAAGCCGTTGATCCCCACCAAGCCCAACTTCCACCGCACCGCCTCGCTGCTGGTGCTCAAGGCGCCCGACATGCCCTCGATCCTGTTCGAGACCGGCTATATCTCGACGCCCGAGGACGCCGCCTTCCTCGACAGCAAGGCGGGCCGCGAGAAGATCGCCGAGAGCGTCCGCCGCGCGGTCGAGATCTATTTCGCGCGCCGGCTGGCGACGCGGTAA
- a CDS encoding DMT family transporter: MAWLILGIAVVTEIVWALSLKWAATAGTWLASAVPITLSFVNMGLLALAMRGLPAGTAYAVWTGLGAVGVTIFGMILFGEKVNLVQGGFIALIIIGVVGTKFFAPSL; the protein is encoded by the coding sequence ATGGCGTGGCTCATCCTCGGCATTGCCGTGGTTACCGAAATCGTCTGGGCGCTGAGCCTGAAATGGGCCGCGACGGCGGGCACCTGGCTCGCGTCCGCGGTCCCGATCACGCTCAGCTTCGTCAACATGGGGCTGCTCGCGCTCGCGATGCGCGGACTGCCCGCGGGGACGGCCTATGCGGTGTGGACCGGGCTGGGCGCGGTCGGGGTCACGATCTTCGGCATGATCCTGTTCGGCGAGAAGGTGAATTTGGTGCAGGGCGGCTTCATCGCGCTCATCATCATCGGCGTCGTCGGCACGAAGTTCTTCGCGCCCTCCCTCTGA